The following proteins are encoded in a genomic region of Candidatus Binatus sp.:
- a CDS encoding MBL fold metallo-hydrolase encodes MSMPGRVVTDSMIGLKMPDYSRITPRVATVLGHNPSPFTGPGTNTYIVGTSKRPLLLDTGQGVAIYADLLEAALKELSGSVELERIVLTHAHIDHLGGVRQVIERFGELEVLKMPWEGHDAPAGAISAIGHDAVVHSEGATLRAVFTPGHSPDHLCYYLEEERALFTGDVVLGAGTTVIPDDTGDLGEYMDSLRRLLALELDTIYPAHGPVIRNPKEKIRDYIAHRELRERQVLEALAHGAGPLEAMAIVKQIYVDVPEYLHPAAASSVRSHLRKLEREGRVVEHEKRWSVN; translated from the coding sequence ATGAGCATGCCCGGGCGAGTCGTGACCGATTCGATGATCGGTCTCAAGATGCCGGATTACTCGCGGATCACGCCGCGCGTTGCGACCGTGCTCGGCCACAATCCGAGTCCATTTACCGGACCCGGCACGAACACCTATATAGTGGGCACCTCGAAGCGGCCGCTGCTGCTCGACACGGGCCAGGGCGTCGCGATATACGCCGACCTGCTCGAAGCGGCGCTCAAGGAACTCTCCGGCAGTGTCGAACTCGAACGAATCGTCCTGACTCATGCGCACATCGATCATCTGGGAGGCGTGCGCCAGGTGATCGAAAGATTCGGCGAGCTGGAAGTATTGAAGATGCCGTGGGAGGGGCACGACGCTCCCGCGGGCGCGATTTCCGCGATCGGCCACGACGCCGTAGTTCACAGCGAAGGCGCCACCCTGCGCGCGGTATTTACTCCCGGGCACTCGCCCGATCACTTGTGCTACTATCTTGAAGAAGAGCGCGCATTGTTCACGGGGGATGTCGTGCTGGGCGCAGGTACTACAGTCATTCCCGACGATACTGGCGACCTCGGCGAGTACATGGATTCGCTCAGGCGCTTGCTCGCGCTCGAGCTCGATACGATTTATCCGGCGCACGGCCCGGTCATCCGCAATCCGAAAGAGAAGATCCGCGACTACATCGCTCATCGCGAATTGCGCGAACGCCAGGTGCTCGAGGCGCTCGCGCATGGTGCCGGACCGCTCGAGGCGATGGCGATCGTGAAGCAGATCTACGTTGACGTTCCTGAGTACCTGCATCCTGCCGCTGCAAGCTCGGTCCGCTCTCATCTGCGAAAGCTCGAGCGAGAGGGCCGCGTGGTGGAGCATGAAAAGCGCTGGAGTGTTAACTAG
- a CDS encoding PDZ domain-containing protein translates to MLTSKARVHHAFGASIAAMLLVVFASALAAAQSGAETTASEAWKTAAASAAASAPIAGSGAGAPIAEAAAPLPARTAIAPSADSATATGPSNMVATPPDLDNAQPGTAEIPAADPADASQLQPPGPADSQPSNESNEVARYQEEQSGLPPEQLGRLQEFDNEGELSTPFGMQLREARRTLKSGEEADGLLITAVEKGSPAAAAGLHAYSHNVHDTLAAAAIVGAFFSGPLALVVIPALDYMQVGESYDLIIGVDGSRVTNFLDFQDRMRDLQPGEVIYLSVVRNGKRLQVTMPVPANVLQATN, encoded by the coding sequence GTGTTAACTAGCAAAGCGCGGGTGCATCACGCTTTTGGCGCATCGATCGCCGCGATGCTGCTCGTTGTGTTCGCAAGCGCGCTCGCGGCTGCGCAGTCGGGCGCCGAAACCACCGCCTCCGAGGCGTGGAAGACCGCGGCCGCATCAGCCGCCGCGTCTGCCCCAATCGCGGGATCCGGCGCTGGCGCCCCGATCGCAGAAGCCGCTGCGCCCCTGCCTGCGCGCACTGCCATCGCGCCATCTGCCGATTCCGCGACCGCCACTGGTCCATCGAACATGGTTGCGACGCCGCCCGACCTCGACAACGCGCAGCCCGGCACCGCGGAGATTCCGGCCGCCGATCCTGCCGACGCGTCGCAGCTGCAGCCGCCCGGCCCCGCGGATTCACAGCCATCCAATGAGAGCAATGAAGTCGCGCGTTATCAGGAGGAGCAGAGCGGGTTGCCGCCCGAGCAGCTCGGGCGCTTGCAGGAGTTCGACAACGAGGGCGAGCTTTCGACTCCATTCGGAATGCAATTGCGCGAAGCGCGGCGCACGCTCAAATCCGGCGAAGAGGCTGACGGCTTGCTGATTACGGCCGTCGAGAAAGGCAGCCCGGCCGCGGCGGCCGGCTTGCACGCCTACAGTCACAACGTCCATGACACGCTTGCCGCGGCTGCGATAGTGGGAGCGTTTTTCTCTGGTCCATTGGCGCTGGTGGTCATTCCCGCATTGGACTACATGCAGGTCGGCGAGAGCTACGACCTGATCATCGGCGTTGACGGCTCGCGGGTGACCAACTTTCTCGACTTTCAGGACCGGATGCGCGACCTTCAGCCGGGCGAGGTGATCTACTTAAGCGTCGTGCGCAACGGCAAACGCCTCCAGGTGACGATGCCGGTGCCGGCCAATGTTTTGCAAGCCACCAACTGA
- a CDS encoding type III pantothenate kinase codes for MLITVDVGNTDTVIGIYEGERLRNHWRISTVADRTTDEHGALLSTLLAAAGLEGILKPEGVAIACVVPPLNQVMEQVAERYFHCAPLMVGPGIKTGMPILYENPKEVGADRIVNAVAAYERYACASIVVDFGTATTFDYVTGKGEYAGGAIAPGLGVSMNALIEHAAKLYRVELVRPREVVGRTTVGSIQSGLIFGYTALVDGLVGRILKERGEKARVIATGGLAQLIAPESETIEEVDEFLTLKGLRLIFERNRR; via the coding sequence ATGCTGATAACGGTTGACGTCGGCAACACCGATACCGTGATTGGAATTTACGAAGGCGAGCGCTTGCGCAACCACTGGCGCATCTCGACCGTTGCCGATCGCACCACCGATGAGCATGGCGCGCTGCTCAGCACTCTTTTGGCGGCGGCGGGGCTGGAGGGCATCCTCAAGCCGGAAGGGGTTGCGATCGCCTGCGTGGTCCCCCCCCTCAACCAGGTGATGGAGCAAGTCGCTGAGCGCTATTTCCATTGCGCCCCGCTGATGGTGGGGCCTGGAATCAAAACCGGCATGCCGATCCTCTACGAGAATCCCAAGGAAGTGGGCGCCGACCGAATTGTCAACGCGGTCGCCGCCTACGAGCGCTACGCATGCGCATCGATCGTCGTCGATTTTGGCACCGCGACCACGTTTGACTACGTGACCGGCAAGGGCGAGTACGCCGGTGGCGCGATTGCTCCCGGCCTGGGCGTCTCGATGAACGCGTTGATCGAGCACGCGGCCAAGCTCTATCGCGTCGAGCTGGTTCGCCCGCGCGAGGTTGTCGGGCGCACCACGGTCGGCTCGATTCAGTCCGGGCTGATCTTTGGCTACACCGCGCTGGTGGACGGGCTGGTCGGGCGCATCCTGAAGGAGCGCGGCGAAAAGGCGCGCGTCATCGCGACCGGCGGTCTCGCCCAGCTGATTGCGCCCGAGAGCGAAACGATTGAAGAAGTGGACGAGTTCCTGACATTAAAGGGACTCAGGCTGATCTTTGAGCGCAACCGGCGCTAG
- the panB gene encoding 3-methyl-2-oxobutanoate hydroxymethyltransferase: MTQDKVRVPDLARMKAARQPITMLTAYDFPFARIFDNCGVDLLLVGDSLAMVVRGEANTLAVTIDEVIYHTRVVARARRRALVVADMPFLSYQVSPEDALRNAGRLVKEGGAEAVKLEGGVAVAEAVARITAVDIPVMGHVGLTPQSVHRMGGHRVQGRKSGRAPGCRERLLEDAAALEAAGAFAIVVEGVPPSLAREITASVAIPTIGIGAGPDCDGQVLVMHDMLGLGESCAPRFAKPFAHLWNEAAAAASSYVREVKERAFPAPEHCYAEARGASR, from the coding sequence ATGACCCAAGACAAAGTTCGCGTGCCCGATCTCGCGCGCATGAAGGCCGCGCGGCAGCCGATCACGATGCTGACTGCGTACGACTTTCCATTCGCGAGAATCTTCGACAACTGCGGCGTCGATCTGCTGCTGGTCGGCGATAGTCTCGCCATGGTAGTGCGCGGCGAGGCCAACACCCTGGCCGTCACCATCGACGAGGTCATCTACCACACGCGGGTGGTTGCGCGCGCGCGGCGCCGTGCGCTGGTCGTCGCCGACATGCCGTTCCTGTCGTATCAGGTAAGTCCTGAAGATGCGTTGCGCAACGCCGGCCGTCTGGTCAAGGAAGGTGGCGCTGAGGCGGTGAAGCTCGAAGGCGGTGTCGCGGTAGCCGAAGCGGTGGCGAGAATCACCGCGGTCGATATTCCCGTGATGGGCCACGTCGGACTGACGCCGCAGTCGGTTCATCGGATGGGCGGGCATCGCGTGCAAGGGCGCAAATCCGGCCGCGCTCCCGGATGCCGCGAGCGGCTGCTTGAAGACGCCGCCGCACTGGAAGCCGCGGGCGCATTCGCGATCGTGGTCGAGGGCGTGCCGCCGTCGTTGGCGCGTGAGATTACCGCCAGCGTCGCTATCCCGACCATCGGCATCGGCGCCGGGCCGGATTGCGACGGCCAGGTGCTGGTGATGCACGACATGCTTGGGCTGGGCGAGTCGTGCGCGCCGCGCTTCGCCAAGCCGTTCGCGCATCTGTGGAATGAGGCCGCGGCCGCGGCGAGCAGCTACGTACGCGAAGTGAAGGAACGCGCGTTTCCGGCGCCGGAACATTGTTACGCCGAAGCGAGGGGTGCCTCGCGATGA
- the panC gene encoding pantoate--beta-alanine ligase, whose product MMVITSPGEMTRYSSDALQRGERIGLVPTMGFLHEGHLTLMREGRGRSSVLVASIFVNPTQFGPGEDFARYPRNFERDCAMLQTAAVDVVFAPQPAAMYSADAQTWVDAGEITSGLCGAHRPGHFRGVTTVVAKLFNIVKPHLAVFGEKDFQQLRAIQKMVRDLNFDVEIVPVPIVREQDGLAMSSRNAYLSPAEREDALALSLAIRAAREKHRTGACCAEEIMFAATRVLNRMKGIAIEYVEAVDAETLARHPLPDRPILIAIAARVGKTRLIDNVVLQP is encoded by the coding sequence ATGATGGTCATTACCTCGCCCGGCGAGATGACCCGTTATTCCAGTGACGCGCTCCAACGTGGTGAACGCATCGGGCTGGTTCCCACGATGGGATTTCTGCACGAAGGGCATCTGACGCTGATGCGCGAGGGGCGGGGCCGGTCGTCGGTTCTGGTCGCGTCGATCTTCGTCAATCCCACCCAGTTCGGCCCCGGCGAGGACTTCGCGCGCTATCCGCGCAACTTCGAGCGTGACTGCGCGATGCTCCAGACCGCGGCGGTGGACGTGGTGTTCGCGCCGCAGCCTGCGGCGATGTATTCGGCCGACGCGCAGACCTGGGTTGACGCGGGCGAGATTACCAGTGGGCTGTGCGGGGCGCATCGCCCCGGCCATTTTCGCGGCGTGACGACGGTGGTCGCCAAGCTGTTCAACATCGTCAAACCGCATCTGGCGGTTTTCGGCGAGAAGGACTTTCAGCAGCTCCGCGCGATCCAGAAGATGGTCCGCGACCTGAACTTCGACGTCGAAATTGTGCCGGTGCCGATCGTGCGCGAACAGGACGGCCTCGCGATGAGTTCGCGCAACGCCTACCTGTCGCCCGCCGAGCGCGAAGACGCACTCGCGCTGAGCCTCGCGATCCGGGCAGCGCGCGAGAAGCATCGCACGGGCGCATGCTGCGCCGAGGAAATAATGTTTGCGGCGACGCGCGTGCTCAACCGGATGAAAGGAATCGCGATCGAATACGTCGAAGCAGTGGATGCGGAGACGCTCGCGCGCCATCCCTTGCCCGATCGTCCGATTCTGATCGCGATTGCCGCGCGTGTCGGCAAGACCCGGCTGATCGATAATGTAGTGCTCCAGCCGTAA